One genomic segment of Drosophila melanogaster chromosome 3L includes these proteins:
- the CG7320 gene encoding uncharacterized protein — protein sequence MRLCVFLSLLGLNIHLEVLANGIANRYFLEKQRFLLEILHHVNEPLMNEQWRLLGKQLVTDKEQYVVYNEQMTRFYEDFSLGKLLHRNVRYNPLYADHYRQMLGLYQFFYNARDWYTLWQNISWARVHVHPCIFVQALTQLILKREDYQALIMPKIYELWPESYHDDVTVRKARNFNFANWIRYVNMTDVEEIHPQKLEPLNLEGNLRGTIEWFQAMADVNILRMNEQKKRNKLEHLLEDIDWQSYWYNLNMGVILTAENSDQLREWCYYQLSQILARYKLECYGQKMAYKRLTQNRGINEEFQFITKKISELEAKVGDTISFQSIQLTNGSRINLNENNNWLIGLEELFPYDWTQLAVDEVIETNILLDIRTIVRSEDFYYYAERLLDSYRWYRQVFQPNNQKTFIPSDLRIDDMQITPLITYDQPVDVDISNILAAQHFYLAGQFVWPFTLQHRQFRLQHKDFSYNLLISSNKTQSTIFRVFLTTSERGGNIQREPFYQLDSFLTVIYPGLNRITRESKEFKGLAGDHISYTELYQFVKLAERDEFDFPLNISTANCAFPRRLILPRGGLGNPLKLRLLIVASVYDFRARQENELNCDFSQGVSRWDELPLGYPFERFLEDDALAVEISGDHVFWKDVHILHEN from the exons ATGAGACTTTGTGTGTTCTTATCATTGTTGGGACTTAATATTCACTTGGAGGTGCTTGCTAATGGCATCG CAAATCGTTACTTTTTGGAAAAGCAGCGTTTTTTGTTGGAAATTCTACATCATGTTAACGAACCTTTGATGAACGAACAGTGGCGATTATTGGGAAAACAATTGGTGACAGATAAGGAACAGTATGTG GTCTACAACGAGCAAATGACACGTTTCTATGAAGACTTCAGTTTGGGAAAACTTTTACATCGAAATGTACGATATAATCCCCTCTATGCCGATCATTATCGGCAGATGCTGGGATTATATCAATTTTTCTACAACGCCAGGGATTGGTATACCTTATGGCAAAATATAAGCTGGGCCCGAGTTCATGTGCATCCGTGTATTTTTGTTCAAGCTCTCACTCAATTGATCCTCAAAAGAGAGGACTATCAGGCCTTGATTATGCCCAAGATCTATGAATTGTGGCCAGAATCGTATCACGATGATGTAACAGTGAGAAAAGCaagaaatttcaattttgccaACTGGATAAGATACGTGAATATGACCGATGTAGAAGAAATCCATCCGCAAAAATTGGAACCTTTAAATTTGGAAGGTAATCTTCGAGGTACCATTGAATGGTTTCAGGCCATGGCTGATGTGAATATTCTAAGGATGAATGAACAGAAAAAGAGAAATAAGTTAGAACACTTGTTAGAAGATATAGATTGGCAATCGTATTGGTATAATCTGAACATGGGAGTGATTTTAACAGCCGAAAATTCAGATCAGTTGCGCGAATGGTGCTACTATCAGTTGAGTCAAATACTGGCTCGTTATAAACTTGAATGTTATGGCCAAAAGATGGCTTACAAGAGGCTGACACAAAATCGTGGCATAAACGAGGAATTCCAATTTATAACTAAAAAGATATCAGAATTGGAGGCAAAAGTTGGGGAtaccatttcatttcaaagtATTCAGCTAACTAATGGAAGTCGTATTAATCTGAATGAGAACAACAATTGGCTAATCGGACTTGAAGAACTATTTCCCTATGATTGGACACAATTAGCTGTGGATGAAGTTATCGAAACTAATATTTTACTGGATATTCGAACTATAGTGAGATCCGAAGACTTTTATTACTATGCTGAGCGATTATTGGATTCTTATCGCTGGTATCGTCAGGTTTTCCAACCGAATAACCAGAAAACATTTATTCCCAGTGATCTTCGCATAGATGATATGCAGATAACTCCTTTGATTACCTACGATCAACCTGTTGATGTTGATATTAGTAATATTCTGGCCGCCCAACATTTTTACTTAGCCGGCCAGTTTGTGTGGCCTTTTACTTTGCAACATCGACAATTTCGACTGCAACATAAGGATTTCTCATACAACCTGCTCATATCGAGTAACAAAACACAATCGACCATTTTCCGAGTTTTTCTAACCACTTCTGAGCGAGGAGGAAACATTCAAAGAGAGCCATTCTATCAACTCGATTCGTTCCTGACTGTGATATACCCTGGATTGAATCGAATAACCAGGGAATCGAAGGAGTTTAAAGGCCTCGCTGGAGATCACATCTCATACACCGAACTCTATCAGTTTGTTAAATTGGCCGAAAGGGATGAATTCGACTTTCCCCTCAATATATCAACTGCAAATTGTGCATTCCCTCGACGTCTGATTTTACCGCGTGGTGGTTTGGGAAATCCCCTTAAATTGCGTCTTCTGATCGTGGCCAGTGTGTATGATTTTAGGGCTCGGCAGGAAAACGAACTTAATTGTGACTTTAGCCAGGGTGTCAGTCGATGGGATGAACTGCCCTTGGGTTACCCCTTCGAAAGATTTCTGGAAGATGACGCCCTGGCTGTTGAAATCTCCGGAGATCATGTGTTCTGGAAGGATGTGCATATCCTGCATGAGAATTAA